A window of Chryseobacterium shandongense genomic DNA:
TGATCAAACACTTTGGAAATCCATTATGCAGAATCTTGGCGGAGAATATCTGCTTTGGGCCAACTCTCCTGAAGACATCTCTCTCAATTAGAATAGGTTATAGCTTTAAGCACATCAAATTTTAACAAATTTTTAGGATATCTTAATTCCCATTTTTTAAAAAAATTTCCGTTATTTGTTTAACCAAAAACTTAACCGTTATGAAAGGAATCAGATTACTTACCAAATCAGTACTTTCTACCGCACTTGTCTCTCAAAAATTCTTTGATATTTGTAGTAAGTATCAGTAACCATACAATTTTCTGATTATTCAGAATAAAAAACCCGGTAAAGGACTTTGGGAACTTTTGTTGTTTACCGGGTTTGTCAATTTCTAAAAACTTTTTCGCCAGGCTTCTGTTAACTCTAGGAATCGGTTGTTCCCGAAAGTTTTATTTCTTATTTTTCCTACAGAAAATACTCCTTTTTCATCTGAGATTAAAAGTATTTCTTCTGCTTTCTGTGATTCGAAGGCAATAATTTCATGCTCCTGAATATCTGCAAGATTGTTTTTATGTAAGAAAGTGACGAAGTTTTCCAGCAGAGGCGAAATATAGGCTCCTTCGGTCTGTTTCGGGACTTTAATGACATCTCCTTCCAGAAATAAAAGGTTTCCAGTTCCTGCTCGTGCAATTCTTTTTGAAGGATTTAAAAAAATCACATCATCAAGATCGTTTTCCTGCGCATAAATTTCACCGTAAATATTTTCCGGACTGTGAACACGTATATTGCTCAACAGGTTATTATTCACATTAATTTCCTTGATCATATCCAGTTCCAGTGGTCTTTCCTGAACAGACAATACATCGTTCATTTCCACGATCTCATAATAATAAGACACGGAAGATTTTGATAAGGTAATTCCGTCCATATTACGGAACACCTGAAAATTAATGATACCGTTTGTCAACCCTTTTTCAATAATGTCTTTATTGAAAATAGACTGGAAAAACTCCAGGGTATAGGAAAGCGGAATATTCATTCTCATTTTTCTCATGGAGGCCATCAGAAAAAAGTAGCATTCTTCGTCCATGATTAATTTTGCATCTCTTACAAAGAACGAAACCTTCACTGCATCTCCTGATAGAAATGCTCTGTTCTTTACATTTAATTCTTCTGATGTAAAATATTTATTTTCCAATTTATTCTGATTTATTATAAAAAAATAATGAACGATAAATCGTTCATCAGTTTTATCTCCAATACAGCTTACGTTTAAGCGGCACCCAATTTTATTCTAAGGTTTTCGATAAGGTTTTCCCAGTACATTGCATTTTCTTCTTCGTCTCCTTCTTCGCAGAAGTCTGTAATATTGAGAGCCAGATCTTCAGTAATATCGTCGATTGTGATTGTCATTTCAAAGAAATGCTTCGTCCCTTCATCCTCTTCCCATCTGAAACGTACGAAACCTTCAGGCTTATATCGTATTAAAGTTGCCTTTTCGGCAGGGCCGCCTCCCCAGCTAAAATAGAAGTCATCCCCTTTCTCTGTCACCTCATCCGCAAACCATTCAGACAACCCCTCCGCAGTCGCCAGATATTCATATAAAATCTCTGATAAACAATGCATTGGAAATTCGTAATGGACTTTATGTTTCGCCATATAATCTTTGTTTTAATCGTCCCGCAATATATAAATTAATTTTTTTATTACACAAAAATGTATTTACTTTTTTACATAATCTTCATGATATTTATCAGAAATTTTAAATAATTCGAAAGTCTGATTTTGCTATTCAGATACATCTCCGGACTTGATTTTTATAAAAGCTTTTTCCGGCAATTTATTCTCATCGGTTCTTAGATATTTTTAAAGGAAATAAATTAAAAGCATCGAAAAATTTCGATGCCACTATCTGTTATATTATTTTTAATTTTCATTCAGAACATCCAGAATAATTTTACAGCCTTCTACAATTTCCTCTTTTGAAATGGTAAGCGGCGGTGATATTCTGAGGTATTCGTTTCTGTACAGCTGCCAGAAAACAATAAGACCTTTTTCCATACATGTTTTAGCAACTTCTAAAGTATATTCCGGAGCACCCAGATTTACGGCCAGCATCAAGCCTTTTCCATTGATATTCTTAATTTTAGGGTGAATAAGAAGCTCTCTATATAATTTTTCTTTTTCATCAATTTCATTCATCAGTCCGCTTTCCAGAACTTCTTTCAACGTCGCATAGCTGGACGCGGCAATAAGCGGATTTCCTCCAAAAGTTGTAATATGTCCTAACTTAGGAGAATGCGCCAGGGTTTCCATGATTTTTCTTGAACTCATAAAAGCTCCAACCGGTACACCGCCTCCCATTCCTTTTCCCATAACAAGAATATCGGGTACGATCCCGAAATGCTCAAATGAGAAGAGTTTTCCGGTTCTTCCGAATCCCGGCTGAATTTCATCCAGAATCAGTAAAGCACCTACTGCTTCGCATCTTTCCTTTAATTTGATTAAATAATCCGGGTTGGGAACTAAAAACCCCGCTGCTCCCTGGATCGTTTCCATAATGACACACGCTGTTTTGTCAGTGATCTTTTCAAAATCACTTTCATTATTAAATTCAATGAAATTTACCATTGGCAAAAGCGGACGAAATTCTCTTTTGTGCGTTTCGTTCCCGGAAACACTTAACGCTCCGTGGGTATTTCCATGGTATGAATTTTTAAATGA
This region includes:
- a CDS encoding aminotransferase class IV; its protein translation is MENKYFTSEELNVKNRAFLSGDAVKVSFFVRDAKLIMDEECYFFLMASMRKMRMNIPLSYTLEFFQSIFNKDIIEKGLTNGIINFQVFRNMDGITLSKSSVSYYYEIVEMNDVLSVQERPLELDMIKEINVNNNLLSNIRVHSPENIYGEIYAQENDLDDVIFLNPSKRIARAGTGNLLFLEGDVIKVPKQTEGAYISPLLENFVTFLHKNNLADIQEHEIIAFESQKAEEILLISDEKGVFSVGKIRNKTFGNNRFLELTEAWRKSF
- a CDS encoding START-like domain-containing protein, giving the protein MAKHKVHYEFPMHCLSEILYEYLATAEGLSEWFADEVTEKGDDFYFSWGGGPAEKATLIRYKPEGFVRFRWEEDEGTKHFFEMTITIDDITEDLALNITDFCEEGDEEENAMYWENLIENLRIKLGAA
- a CDS encoding aspartate aminotransferase family protein: MQKDFFIYQAQTTKFAAGFEVERAEGSYIYGTNGKKYLDFVAGVSANTLGHSHPKIVNTIKEQAEKYLHVMVYGEYAQEKPVALCKLLAEATPDPLEITYLVNSGAEAIDGSLKLAKRYTGREEIISFKNSYHGNTHGALSVSGNETHKREFRPLLPMVNFIEFNNESDFEKITDKTACVIMETIQGAAGFLVPNPDYLIKLKERCEAVGALLILDEIQPGFGRTGKLFSFEHFGIVPDILVMGKGMGGGVPVGAFMSSRKIMETLAHSPKLGHITTFGGNPLIAASSYATLKEVLESGLMNEIDEKEKLYRELLIHPKIKNINGKGLMLAVNLGAPEYTLEVAKTCMEKGLIVFWQLYRNEYLRISPPLTISKEEIVEGCKIILDVLNEN